In Flammeovirgaceae bacterium 311, one DNA window encodes the following:
- a CDS encoding Kelch repeat-containing protein (COG3055 Uncharacterized protein conserved in bacteria), protein MRKLIFFLTFFVFVHPLLAQVSFNNSTLINMDGTPLSIGNPTSLQFGPDERLYLTTQNGFIYALTITRVGAGDYRVTNTETITLVKSIPNYNDNGVFNSGVKTRQVTGILVTGTAENPVLYVGSSDPRIGGGGVRADKDLDTNSGTISRLTRNGGSWEKVDIVRGLPRSEENHANNGMYIDEQTNLMYVAQGGHTNAGSPSNNFAFITEYALSAAILTVDLNYIEALPTKTDAKGQQYKYDLPTVDDPTRPNNPDGSDIGDPFGGNDGLNQAKLVLNGPVQIYSPGYRNVYDIVVTKTPGREGRMYTIDNGANGGWGGHPENEGTDGTVTNNYITGEPGSSGPGPNDGKVNNKDNLHLVTKGFYGGHPTPIRANPAGAGLYTYDTAGVWRTSTTDPLYPLPADWPPVPLSMANPVEGDFRNPGVDDGALYIWSTSTNGVTEYTATNFNGALTGNLLVTTWNGRIYKIELSQDGTQVVAVVELASGFLNPLDVIAQGDGDIFPGSIWAAVYGSKSIAVFEPIDFTNCTGLNDIVLDDDGDGFSNADEIDNGTDPCSPSSKPTDNDGDFFSDLNDLDDDNDAIPDTEDYFALDLHNGLNTALPINYTLLNNDPGTGFFGLGFTGLMANGSVDYLDAFDKEILIAGGAVGAFTVDGVTSGDAYGAGNNQQNTFQFGINVQSSTGPFTIDSRMLSPFFNSHTPVNNQSQGLYLGTGDQDNYLKIALVANSGIGGLEVLVESGGVVKSQLVYALNKSGEQLIGDNVLAANTLDLFLAVDPLRGTVQPKYQIDGNILKNLGNPIQLEGALLTAVQGTAAVAVGLIASSRGSNAPFTATWDYVNVNLDPLNTLGDWHTLTSTNDPEARHENAFVQVGNKFYLLGGRGIKNVNIYDPATDSWSLGAQTPLEMHHFQAIEYKGLLYVVGAFMGSYPHEQPVPNIYIYNPVTDKWIVGPEIPESRRRGSAGAFVYRDKFYLVCGIIDGHYGGHVAWFDEFNPATNSWTVLPDAPRPRDHFQAALIEDKVYAAAGRLSKSEEGVFLNMIAEVDMYNFSTGEWITLPAPTGNIPTQRAGAAVAVLGNEILVIGGESNTESLARNQTEALSNLTHTWRTLTPLDQGRHGTQAIVSNGGIYIAAGNSTQGSGAELRSQEAFYMFNETSPTGTPVSESFLNYPLQVNVGKTKVNQEVSNNITIRNSDGNQGMLVTGLTVTGSSGFLVSSPYPLPFLLKPDASIDLTLSMLSSTAGDKLAALEIMHSGSAGKASVNLYGTVEDNSLLLLSTESLHYLSQLANTVSDPQPIELTNNSDSELAITEIIVTGDNATEFLHDFTAAVTLNPGASVIVNVNFAPVSQGSKVAVLQISHSGSATASTVMLSGEGISSDDLPNIVPVARAGADQALTAGTDGMAAATLNGSASSDADGIITTYSWSKDGTELITGINPTISLPVGTHNLVLTVTDNRGATATDEVVVVVAAEGTTTVVRLNTGGEQYTTGDGKVFAADQYFNGTSSPYIKPFVSIEGTTDDDLYRSERWGKSFSYDIAVPAGNYLVRLHFAEIYAKATGKRIFSITAEGSAWLTNFDIYAEAGYATALVKETEVAITDGVLNLGFVASVENAKISAIELISLDTPASNQRPTAIAGADKNITLPTNSTVLNGSGSDSDGTISSYSWSQVDGPNTAIFSSFGVATPTVNNLIAGTYVFSLTVTDNEGAVSLPDQVDVVVNAAANQQPTVSISSPANGASFTAPATITIAALATDADGTIAKVEFYQGTVKLGEDVTSPYTYTWSGVSADSYSLTARAIDNSTGASTSAVVNITVTDPANQPPVVSNAIPDQKATIGISYNYTFASSTFTDADGDPLAYTAGLSNNTALPSWLNFNGSTRTFSGTPPVSSPASLTIKVTADDNKGGAVSDEFVLNIAAPVDPSVVYRINAGGGQLSNSIGVFSADDYYAPLPGYSYTTTSPIDGTTNDEMYQTARGSSTNKGTFSYGLPLDNGQYNVVLHFAEINFSKVGHRVFDVSLEGSKFLENYDIIRVTGAKNKAVTESTVVNVADGTLNLYFSALASDGGSQRPIVSAIEVIRVTSSMASSVRMETSADEELSSEHTTANSIVVYPNPFDDVLHLKLPAADLATEYVVRLYNALGKEFYSQRFTQASAEQMEHEIDMSNSIHLMTGLYFISVENTRTAERKILKVLKE, encoded by the coding sequence CTAACTATAACGACAATGGTGTATTTAATTCCGGAGTAAAAACCCGTCAGGTAACGGGTATACTGGTTACGGGTACAGCAGAGAATCCGGTATTGTATGTTGGTTCCAGTGATCCGAGAATTGGCGGCGGCGGCGTGCGTGCCGACAAAGATCTCGATACAAACTCCGGCACAATATCACGCCTGACCAGAAATGGAGGCAGCTGGGAAAAAGTAGATATTGTTAGAGGTTTGCCCAGATCGGAAGAAAACCATGCAAACAACGGGATGTACATTGATGAGCAGACCAATCTGATGTATGTAGCTCAGGGTGGCCATACCAATGCCGGTTCTCCTTCCAATAACTTTGCTTTTATTACAGAATACGCACTTTCTGCTGCTATCTTAACAGTTGACTTGAACTACATAGAGGCTCTTCCGACAAAAACAGATGCAAAGGGACAGCAATATAAGTACGACCTGCCTACGGTTGATGACCCCACCCGGCCAAACAATCCTGATGGATCAGACATTGGTGATCCCTTTGGTGGAAACGATGGTCTGAACCAAGCCAAACTGGTGCTGAACGGACCGGTACAGATCTACTCTCCAGGATATAGAAACGTATATGACATTGTGGTGACCAAAACGCCAGGTCGTGAAGGAAGAATGTACACCATAGATAACGGAGCAAACGGAGGATGGGGAGGCCACCCTGAAAATGAAGGAACCGACGGAACTGTAACAAATAATTATATCACTGGAGAACCAGGTTCTTCAGGTCCGGGCCCTAATGATGGCAAGGTTAACAATAAAGATAACCTGCATTTGGTAACAAAAGGATTTTACGGCGGGCACCCCACACCAATACGTGCAAACCCTGCTGGCGCAGGTCTCTACACCTACGATACAGCAGGTGTGTGGCGAACCAGCACAACAGATCCACTATATCCGCTTCCTGCCGACTGGCCACCGGTTCCACTGTCTATGGCAAACCCTGTAGAAGGAGACTTTAGAAACCCCGGTGTGGACGATGGTGCCTTATATATATGGTCTACCTCAACGAATGGTGTTACAGAGTATACAGCTACGAATTTTAATGGTGCCCTTACCGGCAATCTACTAGTTACCACCTGGAATGGCAGGATTTACAAAATAGAATTAAGCCAGGATGGCACCCAAGTAGTAGCAGTGGTTGAACTGGCTTCGGGTTTTCTAAACCCACTGGATGTTATTGCTCAGGGCGATGGCGATATTTTTCCTGGCAGTATCTGGGCGGCTGTTTACGGTAGTAAGTCAATTGCAGTTTTTGAGCCTATTGACTTTACAAATTGTACCGGATTGAATGATATAGTGCTGGATGATGATGGAGACGGCTTTAGCAATGCCGATGAAATAGACAATGGTACTGATCCTTGTTCACCCTCCAGCAAACCTACAGATAATGATGGTGATTTTTTCTCTGACCTGAACGATCTGGATGATGATAATGACGCTATCCCGGATACCGAAGATTATTTTGCGCTGGATCTGCACAATGGTTTGAATACTGCTTTGCCTATCAATTATACTTTATTGAATAATGATCCAGGCACTGGCTTTTTCGGCCTTGGCTTTACCGGCTTAATGGCCAACGGTAGTGTAGATTACCTGGATGCATTCGATAAAGAAATTCTTATTGCAGGAGGAGCCGTGGGTGCCTTTACAGTTGATGGTGTAACCAGTGGAGATGCTTATGGAGCCGGAAATAACCAGCAAAATACATTTCAGTTTGGTATTAATGTACAAAGCAGCACCGGGCCTTTTACAATTGATTCCCGCATGCTGTCGCCGTTCTTTAACAGCCATACTCCTGTTAATAATCAGTCTCAGGGTCTTTATTTAGGTACCGGCGATCAGGATAACTATCTGAAAATTGCCCTGGTGGCTAATTCCGGTATCGGAGGCCTGGAAGTACTGGTTGAATCCGGAGGCGTGGTAAAATCTCAACTTGTTTATGCACTTAACAAGTCTGGGGAGCAACTAATTGGAGATAATGTACTTGCTGCCAATACACTGGATTTGTTTTTAGCTGTAGATCCACTTAGGGGTACCGTACAGCCAAAATACCAGATAGATGGCAATATTTTGAAGAACCTGGGTAATCCTATACAGCTAGAGGGGGCTTTACTAACAGCAGTGCAGGGCACAGCTGCGGTTGCGGTAGGCCTCATTGCCAGCTCCAGAGGTTCAAATGCGCCCTTCACAGCCACCTGGGACTATGTGAATGTAAACCTGGATCCTTTGAATACCCTAGGAGACTGGCACACTCTAACCTCCACCAACGATCCCGAAGCCAGGCACGAAAATGCATTTGTGCAGGTAGGCAATAAGTTTTATCTGCTTGGCGGGCGCGGCATTAAAAATGTTAATATTTATGATCCTGCAACTGATTCCTGGTCGCTCGGCGCACAGACGCCGCTAGAAATGCACCACTTTCAGGCAATCGAGTACAAAGGACTGCTCTATGTAGTTGGGGCATTTATGGGATCATATCCACATGAGCAGCCAGTTCCCAACATCTACATTTATAATCCGGTAACTGATAAATGGATTGTGGGGCCCGAAATTCCGGAGAGCCGCAGGCGAGGATCTGCAGGAGCCTTTGTGTACCGCGATAAATTCTACCTCGTTTGTGGTATTATAGATGGTCATTATGGAGGCCATGTAGCATGGTTTGATGAGTTTAACCCAGCCACCAACAGCTGGACTGTTTTACCAGATGCACCAAGACCGAGGGATCACTTCCAGGCAGCCCTGATCGAAGACAAGGTATATGCCGCTGCAGGCAGGCTAAGTAAATCAGAAGAAGGAGTATTCCTGAATATGATTGCTGAAGTAGACATGTACAATTTTAGCACCGGCGAATGGATAACGCTGCCGGCACCTACAGGCAACATCCCAACCCAGCGGGCAGGCGCTGCAGTAGCAGTTCTTGGAAATGAAATTTTAGTGATTGGAGGGGAGAGTAATACTGAGTCTCTGGCGCGTAATCAAACCGAGGCCCTGAGTAACCTTACCCACACCTGGCGAACCCTTACTCCACTGGATCAGGGACGGCATGGCACGCAGGCAATTGTTTCCAATGGAGGTATTTACATTGCTGCCGGAAACAGTACACAGGGGTCAGGGGCTGAGCTAAGGTCGCAGGAAGCCTTTTACATGTTCAACGAAACATCTCCAACAGGAACACCTGTTTCTGAAAGTTTTCTTAATTACCCACTGCAGGTGAATGTGGGTAAAACAAAAGTAAACCAGGAGGTTAGTAATAACATAACGATCAGAAATTCAGATGGTAATCAGGGAATGCTGGTGACAGGGCTTACAGTTACCGGAAGTAGTGGGTTTTTGGTCAGCAGCCCTTATCCGCTTCCTTTCCTGCTGAAGCCGGATGCCAGTATAGACCTAACTTTAAGCATGCTTTCGTCTACGGCTGGTGACAAGCTTGCTGCTTTGGAAATTATGCATTCCGGTTCTGCCGGGAAAGCAAGTGTAAACTTATATGGAACAGTAGAAGATAATTCACTGCTGCTTCTAAGTACCGAGTCACTGCACTATCTCTCCCAATTGGCCAATACGGTTTCTGATCCTCAGCCAATAGAACTAACAAATAACAGTGATAGTGAGCTTGCCATAACCGAGATTATTGTTACTGGAGACAATGCTACAGAATTTCTGCATGATTTTACAGCGGCGGTTACCTTAAATCCGGGTGCTTCTGTAATTGTTAATGTTAATTTCGCGCCTGTTTCTCAGGGGTCAAAGGTAGCTGTTTTGCAGATCAGCCATTCAGGAAGTGCAACGGCCTCAACAGTAATGCTAAGTGGGGAGGGAATCTCAAGCGATGACCTTCCTAATATAGTACCAGTAGCCCGTGCAGGAGCAGATCAGGCACTGACAGCAGGCACTGATGGCATGGCTGCAGCTACCTTAAACGGGAGCGCCAGCAGCGATGCAGACGGCATCATAACCACCTACAGCTGGTCAAAGGACGGTACAGAGCTTATCACAGGTATTAATCCTACCATCAGCCTGCCTGTAGGTACGCACAACCTTGTACTCACAGTTACTGATAACAGAGGAGCTACCGCCACAGATGAGGTAGTAGTAGTGGTTGCCGCTGAAGGTACAACTACTGTTGTTCGGTTGAACACAGGAGGAGAGCAGTATACCACCGGTGATGGCAAAGTCTTTGCAGCAGATCAGTACTTTAACGGAACCTCAAGCCCCTACATAAAACCATTTGTAAGCATAGAAGGTACCACAGATGATGATTTATACCGCAGTGAGCGCTGGGGCAAAAGCTTCAGCTATGATATTGCTGTACCGGCAGGAAATTACCTGGTAAGGCTGCATTTTGCAGAAATTTATGCCAAAGCCACCGGCAAGCGCATCTTTAGTATAACGGCAGAAGGCAGTGCCTGGCTCACCAACTTCGACATCTATGCAGAAGCAGGCTATGCTACGGCATTGGTAAAAGAAACAGAAGTAGCCATTACAGATGGAGTGCTGAACCTGGGCTTTGTGGCCTCTGTAGAGAATGCCAAGATCTCTGCCATTGAACTGATAAGCTTAGACACACCTGCAAGCAACCAGCGACCCACAGCCATTGCAGGGGCTGACAAGAACATTACACTGCCTACCAACAGCACTGTGCTCAATGGTTCAGGCAGCGATAGCGATGGCACCATCAGTAGCTATAGCTGGAGTCAGGTGGATGGTCCTAACACTGCCATTTTCAGTAGCTTTGGTGTAGCCACTCCAACAGTAAATAATCTCATTGCCGGAACCTATGTCTTCAGCTTAACAGTAACAGATAATGAGGGGGCGGTCAGCCTGCCTGATCAGGTGGATGTGGTGGTGAATGCTGCCGCCAACCAGCAGCCGACTGTGAGTATTAGCTCGCCTGCCAATGGTGCCAGCTTTACGGCACCGGCTACTATTACCATAGCGGCTTTGGCTACTGATGCAGATGGTACAATAGCCAAGGTTGAGTTCTATCAGGGTACTGTTAAACTGGGAGAAGATGTCACCAGCCCCTACACCTACACCTGGAGTGGGGTGTCTGCAGACAGCTACTCATTAACGGCAAGGGCCATAGATAATTCAACCGGAGCCAGTACTTCTGCAGTGGTGAACATAACAGTTACCGACCCTGCTAACCAGCCGCCGGTAGTAAGTAATGCTATACCAGATCAGAAAGCTACCATTGGCATTAGCTATAACTACACCTTTGCCTCCAGTACCTTCACAGATGCTGATGGAGATCCTTTAGCCTACACCGCTGGTCTGTCAAACAATACAGCTTTGCCTTCTTGGTTAAACTTTAACGGTTCAACGCGCACCTTTAGTGGAACCCCACCTGTGAGCAGCCCTGCCAGCCTTACCATCAAGGTTACCGCAGATGATAACAAAGGAGGTGCAGTCAGTGATGAGTTTGTGCTTAACATAGCTGCGCCAGTCGATCCCTCTGTTGTCTATCGCATCAATGCAGGTGGGGGGCAGCTAAGCAACTCCATTGGCGTCTTTAGTGCAGATGATTATTATGCTCCACTGCCAGGTTACAGCTACACTACTACCAGCCCTATTGATGGCACCACAAATGATGAGATGTATCAGACGGCCAGAGGCTCCTCCACCAACAAAGGTACATTCAGTTATGGCCTTCCCCTTGACAACGGTCAGTACAATGTAGTGCTGCACTTTGCAGAGATAAACTTTAGCAAAGTCGGACACCGGGTATTTGATGTAAGCTTGGAGGGATCCAAGTTCCTGGAAAACTACGACATCATAAGGGTAACGGGTGCCAAAAACAAAGCTGTTACAGAAAGCACTGTGGTTAACGTAGCTGATGGTACACTAAACCTCTATTTCAGCGCACTCGCCAGCGATGGTGGCAGCCAAAGACCAATTGTCTCGGCTATAGAAGTAATAAGAGTAACCAGTAGCATGGCAAGCAGTGTCAGAATGGAGACTTCCGCTGATGAGGAGCTTTCCAGTGAGCATACAACTGCAAATAGTATAGTGGTTTATCCTAACCCTTTTGATGATGTCCTCCACCTAAAGCTTCCTGCTGCTGATTTGGCAACTGAATATGTCGTCAGGCTATACAATGCTTTGGGTAAAGAGTTCTACAGCCAGCGCTTTACACAGGCATCAGCAGAGCAAATGGAGCATGAAATAGACATGAGCAACAGCATCCATCTAATGACAGGTTTGTATTTTATCTCCGTAGAAAACACCAGAACCGCTGAACGAAAGATCCTTAAAGTACTAAAAGAATAG
- a CDS encoding capsular exopolysaccharide family protein (COG3206 Uncharacterized protein involved in exopolysaccharide biosynthesis) codes for MAEKDNYTGNAEYGEIDVKAVLFTYLRYWHLFFIGIITCLSVAYVYLLYATPQYNIKSKILIKSDKNGPNMGGGEIFSELDIFKTTTVIDNEIEILRSNSLMQRVLNELSLHTSYYIKGPLNDVEIYGAKSPVKVIVSQLDSSAFNKVIILHLNSKGSFEIEEEEEQKITSHQFGREIKMPYGTFTVLSNSESTLGKERSVILKFHDIQKLANSYAQRLTISQSNKMASVLTISLTDAVKDKGRDIITKLIEVYNKEAVEDKNLIATSTLNFIDERLRYLSSELSDVEKNVEQYKRTNEVTDVSSQVRLYMEQASEYNRQLADLGVQIDVLESIERYLMKQGDEYQLVPSSLSIQDPTLLGLITRFNELKLDRERMLRTTLPNNPLVQNMSEQLGNLRENILENLQNIKNGLVISHRNLQSKSVQFGSKIQQAPSIERGLQEIGRQQGIKEELYLYLLQKREESGLSLASTISNSRIIDPATPDEYPISPRKSTTYLIAILIGLGFPFAGIYFREMLNDKVQTKKDVLLTTATPILGEISHNNLRNALAVTEHNRTPIAELFRLIRTNMQFAAVGKTNKVIMLTSSMSGEGKTFISINLAASLALLGKKVVIVSFDLRKPKLMQDLGLSNNVGVTNYLISNKIELENILVPLPLVPGLFLIGSGPIPPNPAELMICQKVNTLFDELKDRFDYILIDTAPVGQVADAFTLSHLVDSCLYIVRYGYTFKAQLSIIDDIYRSKKINHPMIVLNDAKPKNGYGYGYGYGYGYGEKIVNGKEKLNGKVKKTLLPN; via the coding sequence ATGGCTGAAAAAGATAATTATACAGGAAATGCGGAGTATGGTGAGATAGATGTTAAAGCTGTCTTATTTACATATTTACGGTACTGGCATCTTTTTTTTATAGGGATTATTACTTGCCTAAGTGTAGCCTATGTCTACCTCCTGTACGCTACCCCTCAGTATAATATTAAAAGTAAAATACTGATTAAGAGTGATAAAAACGGTCCGAATATGGGCGGTGGAGAAATATTCAGTGAGCTGGATATATTCAAAACTACTACCGTGATCGATAATGAAATTGAAATTTTAAGATCTAACAGCTTAATGCAAAGGGTTTTAAACGAGCTTTCCCTGCATACAAGCTATTATATAAAGGGGCCTCTGAATGATGTGGAAATCTATGGAGCTAAGAGCCCTGTGAAGGTAATTGTAAGTCAGCTGGATTCTTCTGCCTTTAACAAAGTAATCATTCTGCACCTGAATAGTAAAGGTTCGTTTGAGATTGAAGAGGAAGAAGAACAAAAGATTACAAGCCACCAGTTTGGCAGGGAGATAAAAATGCCCTATGGTACTTTTACGGTACTAAGTAACTCAGAAAGTACCCTGGGTAAAGAAAGGTCAGTTATACTAAAATTTCATGATATACAAAAGCTGGCTAATAGTTATGCCCAAAGGCTCACCATTTCACAATCGAACAAAATGGCAAGTGTGTTAACAATAAGCTTAACAGATGCTGTAAAGGACAAGGGAAGAGATATTATTACTAAGCTGATTGAAGTCTACAACAAAGAAGCTGTAGAAGATAAAAATCTGATTGCGACGAGTACGCTTAACTTTATTGATGAACGTTTAAGGTATCTGAGTTCAGAATTATCTGATGTGGAAAAGAACGTAGAACAATACAAACGTACCAATGAAGTAACAGATGTTAGTTCGCAGGTGCGCCTGTACATGGAGCAGGCCAGTGAATATAACCGGCAACTGGCAGATCTGGGCGTTCAGATTGATGTGCTGGAATCTATTGAAAGATACCTGATGAAGCAGGGCGATGAGTACCAGTTAGTACCCAGCAGCCTCTCTATCCAGGACCCCACCTTATTAGGGCTTATCACAAGATTTAATGAGCTCAAACTCGACCGGGAACGGATGTTAAGAACAACGCTGCCTAACAACCCGCTTGTGCAGAACATGAGTGAGCAGTTAGGAAATTTAAGGGAAAACATTCTGGAGAACCTACAAAATATCAAAAATGGCTTAGTTATTTCCCACCGCAACCTGCAAAGTAAATCAGTACAATTTGGATCTAAGATCCAGCAGGCACCTTCCATAGAGCGAGGCTTACAGGAAATAGGTCGCCAACAGGGGATAAAGGAAGAGCTCTATTTGTATTTGCTGCAAAAGCGTGAAGAGTCCGGACTTTCTCTGGCCTCAACTATATCCAATTCACGCATTATTGATCCGGCGACTCCGGATGAGTATCCGATTAGCCCCAGAAAATCTACCACCTATTTAATTGCCATATTGATAGGGCTTGGTTTTCCTTTTGCAGGTATATATTTCAGGGAAATGCTGAATGATAAGGTACAGACTAAAAAAGATGTGCTTCTGACCACAGCTACGCCAATACTTGGAGAAATTTCCCATAATAATCTACGCAATGCTCTGGCTGTTACTGAGCATAATCGCACACCTATAGCAGAGCTTTTTCGCCTGATCCGCACAAACATGCAGTTTGCAGCAGTCGGAAAAACAAACAAAGTAATCATGCTCACCTCCAGCATGAGCGGAGAAGGAAAGACCTTTATCAGTATCAATTTAGCTGCCAGCTTAGCGCTTTTAGGTAAAAAGGTGGTAATAGTAAGTTTTGACCTGCGCAAGCCAAAGCTGATGCAGGATTTAGGCTTATCAAATAATGTAGGGGTGACCAATTACCTTATCTCAAATAAGATTGAACTGGAGAATATACTCGTTCCACTGCCTCTGGTACCAGGTTTGTTCCTGATTGGGTCAGGGCCTATACCACCAAACCCGGCAGAATTAATGATCTGCCAGAAAGTAAACACTTTATTTGATGAACTTAAGGATCGTTTTGATTATATATTGATTGATACCGCTCCTGTAGGACAGGTAGCCGATGCTTTTACCTTATCTCATCTGGTAGATTCATGTTTGTACATTGTTCGGTATGGTTACACCTTCAAAGCCCAGCTGTCTATTATAGATGATATCTACAGATCTAAAAAAATTAACCATCCCATGATTGTTCTCAATGATGCCAAACCTAAAAATGGCTATGGTTACGGATATGGATACGGCTATGGTTATGGGGAGAAAATTGTAAATGGTAAAGAAAAGTTAAACGGCAAGGTTAAAAAAACGCTTCTTCCTAACTGA
- a CDS encoding Soluble ligand binding domain protein (COG1596 Periplasmic protein involved in polysaccharide export): MKIRLIYLLVLMVMTSCMQRNLTYLSDLEDDAFLYNRHVYTEQVSNTIDPKFQPDDLVSITVSSLNYESNSLFNRGEITPVRNTTTPGGADAIYQEGYLVDKEGYIDFPVLGRIKVGGLSKAELKGNLTAELKKYLKDPIVNIRYLNYKITVIGEVNRPSTFTIPSENINVLEALGLAGDMTAYGKRENVLIIRYEDGLRKITRLNLNNSEVLDSPFFFLKQNDVVYVEPDKARAEQASTKRSNISIGLSVASLIALVLTRFL, encoded by the coding sequence ATGAAAATCAGACTGATTTACCTACTCGTACTGATGGTCATGACCTCCTGCATGCAGCGGAACCTGACCTACTTAAGTGATTTAGAAGATGATGCTTTTTTATATAACAGGCATGTTTATACCGAACAGGTCAGCAATACGATTGACCCTAAATTTCAGCCGGATGACCTGGTGAGTATTACTGTTTCAAGCCTGAACTATGAATCCAATAGCTTATTTAACAGAGGTGAGATTACACCCGTAAGAAACACAACCACTCCCGGTGGTGCAGATGCTATCTACCAGGAGGGTTACCTCGTCGATAAAGAGGGTTATATTGATTTTCCGGTGCTGGGAAGAATTAAAGTAGGAGGATTAAGCAAAGCTGAACTTAAAGGCAACCTTACAGCTGAACTAAAGAAGTACCTGAAAGATCCAATTGTAAACATAAGATACCTGAATTATAAAATAACTGTTATTGGAGAAGTAAACAGGCCGTCAACTTTTACGATTCCCTCCGAGAACATAAATGTACTAGAGGCCCTGGGACTGGCTGGTGACATGACCGCCTATGGCAAAAGAGAAAACGTGCTGATCATCAGGTATGAAGATGGATTAAGAAAAATAACCAGGTTGAATTTGAATAACAGTGAAGTCCTGGACTCGCCCTTTTTCTTTCTGAAACAAAACGATGTGGTGTATGTAGAGCCCGATAAAGCACGAGCCGAACAGGCCAGTACCAAAAGGAGTAACATCTCCATCGGACTTTCTGTGGCATCGCTTATCGCACTCGTTTTAACAAGATTTTTATAA
- a CDS encoding GDP-L-fucose synthase (COG0451 Nucleoside-diphosphate-sugar epimerases) — MITIGSKQLDLRNQEAVQRFFAREQPEYVFVAAAKVGGILANDTYRGEFIYDNLMIGINIIHAAYLQEVKKLCYMGSSCIYPKMAQQPLKEEYLLTGAIEPTNEPYAIAKIAGIKTCESYRRQYGCNYITLMPTSLYGYGDNYHPENSHVIPGLIRRFHEAMVEKRPEVIVWGSGMPRREFLFADDLADACIFLMQHYDEAGLINIGTGEDVSIGELAGLVAGVVGYKGEIKFDTSKPDGTPRKAMDVSKLIRLGWRHKLKLEAGLGLMYQDFLRQQLVVKAA, encoded by the coding sequence TTGATTACTATTGGTTCTAAGCAACTAGATTTAAGAAATCAGGAAGCAGTACAAAGATTTTTTGCAAGGGAACAACCCGAGTATGTATTTGTTGCAGCAGCCAAAGTGGGAGGCATTTTGGCCAATGATACCTATCGGGGAGAATTTATCTATGATAACCTGATGATTGGTATTAACATTATTCATGCTGCTTACCTGCAGGAAGTAAAAAAACTATGTTATATGGGGTCTTCCTGTATCTATCCTAAAATGGCACAACAACCGCTAAAGGAGGAGTACCTGTTAACAGGTGCAATAGAGCCAACCAATGAGCCTTATGCCATAGCAAAAATAGCGGGAATCAAGACATGTGAATCCTATCGCAGGCAGTATGGATGTAATTATATCACTTTGATGCCTACAAGCCTCTATGGTTATGGTGATAATTATCATCCGGAAAACAGTCATGTTATTCCCGGCCTTATCCGCCGCTTTCATGAAGCAATGGTTGAGAAGCGTCCGGAGGTAATTGTCTGGGGTAGCGGTATGCCCAGACGAGAATTTTTGTTTGCCGATGACCTGGCAGATGCCTGTATTTTTCTAATGCAGCATTATGATGAAGCAGGGCTGATCAATATTGGAACCGGAGAAGATGTCTCCATCGGCGAGCTTGCGGGACTGGTGGCCGGAGTTGTTGGCTATAAAGGTGAAATTAAGTTTGACACCAGCAAACCTGATGGAACACCCCGTAAAGCGATGGATGTAAGTAAGCTTATCAGACTCGGCTGGAGACATAAGCTAAAGCTTGAAGCAGGCCTGGGTTTGATGTATCAGGATTTTCTGAGGCAGCAACTTGTGGTTAAAGCGGCATAG
- a CDS encoding NGN domain-containing protein (COG0250 Transcription antiterminator) encodes MNTFFKQNPNWYAVYTRSRAEKKLHTLLVQKKVECFLPLKKTLSQRTDRKKTIELPLIPSYLFVRITEKEHFDVLNTPGAVCYVRFDGQPAAIPDEQIDYLRQIIINEPRDLTVQYDNFSRGDMVEVRSGPLKGIKAEVIQIRGKERLLLRFESLGYCVHVELPAEELMAYRELAAS; translated from the coding sequence ATGAATACATTTTTTAAACAAAACCCCAACTGGTATGCTGTGTATACCCGATCGCGTGCAGAGAAAAAATTACATACGCTGCTTGTTCAAAAGAAAGTTGAATGTTTTCTGCCACTGAAAAAAACATTAAGCCAGCGTACAGACCGCAAGAAAACAATTGAACTGCCACTGATTCCCTCCTATCTGTTTGTAAGGATAACGGAAAAAGAGCATTTCGATGTGCTGAATACTCCCGGGGCAGTGTGCTATGTTAGATTTGACGGCCAGCCTGCTGCCATACCTGATGAACAGATTGATTATTTAAGGCAGATTATCATCAATGAACCCAGAGACCTGACTGTGCAATATGATAATTTTTCCAGGGGTGATATGGTAGAAGTTCGTTCCGGTCCTTTAAAAGGCATCAAAGCAGAGGTTATTCAGATCAGGGGGAAGGAAAGGCTATTGCTTCGCTTTGAATCTCTTGGTTACTGTGTTCATGTAGAGTTGCCAGCTGAAGAACTAATGGCCTATCGGGAACTGGCTGCGAGCTAA